The Leptolyngbya iicbica LK region CTTCTGCGTTCTACTGAACTGCGGGTCTCCATGCCTCAGCGAGTCTTATTTATTAGTAACGGCCACGGGGAAGACAATCACTCGGCTCACGTCATCCGCACCCTGCGCAAGCTGGCCCCGGACATTGACATCGCCGCGATTCCCATTGTGGGTGAAGGCAACGCCTATCGTCGCTTGGGTATCCCGATTTTGGGGCCAACGCAGGTGCTGCCCTCCGGCGGGTTTACCTACGTCAACCGCTGGCTGCTGCTAAAAGATATTCAAGCGGGACTGCTGAGTCTGAGTCTGCGCCAAATCCAAGCCATTCGTCGCCACGGGCCAGAATTTGACTTAGTGCATGCCACGGGCGATTCCGTAGGACAAACGTGCGCCTATTTGACTGGGCGCCCGTTTATTTCCTTTATCTCCTGCCTATCTGCCCTGTACGAGGGCCATTTGCAAACGGATTTCGTCATGCGCTTTGTGGTGCGATCGCCCCGCTGCCGCGCCGTCATCACCCGCGATCCCTACACCGCCAAAGATCTGCAACAGCAGGGCTTCGACAAAGTTCACTACGGGGGCATTCCCTCTTTGGACTGGCTGATTCCCCAGGGCAAAGATCTGCAGCTCACGCCAGCGGTACCGATGGTGGCGCTGCTGCCCGGTTCGCGGATGCCGGAAGCGGTGCGCAACTTCAAACTAATGATGCAGTTTGTGGTGGAAGCGACCCGACTCATGGGCCAGACTGTCCAGTTCCGAGCGGCACTCGTCCCCGCGTTGATGCGGGAGTTGGGCGCGATCGCTACGGAGCTAGGTTGGCAATACGATGCGGGCAAGTTGACCTATCCGTTAGCGGATGGCGCGATCGCAGAAATCCGCTGCTACGACGACGCCTTTAACGACATTGTCTGCAACACGACTCTGGTGATCGGCATGGCCGGACTCGCCGTGGATCAAGCGGTCGCCCTGGGCAAACCTGTGATTCAAATTCCCGGTGAGGGGCCACAGTTCAATTACGCTTTTGCGGAAGCCCAAGACCGCTTGCTGGGCATTTCGGCTCAGACGATTGGCACGGGACCCGCGACGCCAGCCACCCTGGTCGAAGCGGCCCATTGCCTCCAAAAAACGGTGAACGATGCTGATTACTTAGCGGCCTGCGTGGAAAATGGCCGCGATCGCCTCGGCACCCCTGGCGCTTCCCAACGGATTGTGCAACTCATTTTGGATAACCTGCAATCGAACCAAGTTGATTTATCCCCCAATTCCCCCACTGCTGAGAGAGGAACCATTACCCCGTGACCGCGAAAACGCCTCGACCGCGCTCTAGTTACTGGCAGTTGCTGCCCTTCATTCACCCCCACAGAATGCGATTTGCCCTGGGGTTTGTCTGCATCTTGGCCTATGTCTTATCGACGCTGGTGTTGCCTTATCTGGCGGGGCAGGTCGCGCTCTACATCGGCCAGGGCAATGTACCGCAAATGGCCTACTGGCTGGGGCTCGGCGCTGTCGTCTTTCTGGTGCGCAGCGTTTTCCAATATTGGGAAAACATCATCATGATCCGTGCCTCGCTCGATGTGGCGTTGGATCTGCGGCAGGCGGTCTATGCCCATCTACATCGGCTGGGATTGGACTATTACGAGCGCAACAAAACTGGCGATTTGAGCTATCGCCTGACGGAAGATATTGATCGCATTGGCGAAGTCACCCACAAAATGTCGCAGCAGTTTGTCTCCTGCGTGCTGCAACTCATCGCCATCCCCATCTACATGCTGTATTTGAACTGGCAGCTCACTCTGGCGGGGCTGATCATCGCGCCGCTGATGGCGTGGCTAATTGGCGAATTTGGTAACCGCCTGCTGAAGCTGTCGCGTAAGAGCCAGAGTCAAATTTCCAGTTTGTCGGCCTTGCTTACCGAGGTCTTTGGCAGTATGCGCCTGGTGCAAGCGTTTGCAGCCCAAAGCTTTGAAAAGCAGCGGTTCAATCAAGAGGCTGTTCACAACCGTAACCTACGCTACCGGGCCGAACAGCTCAAAGCGCTGCAATATCCCGTCGTCGGCTTTTTAGAAGCGATCGGGATTATGTTTTTGTTCTTTCTCGGCGGTTGGCAAATCGCCCAGGGCAACCTGACGCCGCAAGCATTGGTAAGCTTTTTGGCCGCGATCGCCCTCCTCCTGCATCCCATTGATCTGGTCACCCAGCATTACAACGAGTTCAAACAAACGGAAGCTTCGGTGGAGCGGGTGTTTGAGCTGATGGATGTGCCACCGACCTTAGTCGAAGACCCGAACGCCCAGCCGCTACCCGCTGTCACGGGCAAGGTCGAATACAGTGACGTGTCGTTCGCCTATGACCCCAGCAAGCCGGTGTTGCAGCATTTAGATTTGCGGGTGCATCCGGGGGAAGTCATTGCCCTGGTGGGGTCTTCGGGCGCGGGAAAGACGACGCTGATCAATTTGCTGATGCGCTTTTTTGATCCCGTGGAGGGTCAGGTGCTGATCGATGGCATCGATATTCGCACGGTTACTCTCGACAGTCTGCGGCGGCAAATCGGCATCGTGCCCCAAGACATCACCCTGTTCTCCGGCAATATTGCTCAGAACATTGCCTATGGGGAAATTGAGCCCAATTTTGAGCGAATTGAAGCCTCTGCCAAACTGGCGAATGCTCACAACTTCATCACCCAATTTTCGCAGGGCTATCACACCTGGGTGGGTGAGCGAGGGGTAAACCTGTCGGGGGGGCAGAGGCAACGGATCGCGATCTCCCGCGCCCTCTACTTCGATCCCCGCATCCTCATTTTGGACGAAGCCACCTCGGCGCTGGATTCTGAGTCGGAAGCCTTGGTGCAAGAAGCGCTAGATCGCGCCATGAAAAACCGCACCGTGTTCGTCATTGCCCACCGCCTCAGCACCGTTCGCGAAGCCGATCGCATCATCTTTCTCGAAAAAGGCACGATTGTGGAATCGGGCACCCACGACGAACTACTCAGCTACGGCCAACGGTACGCCCAGTTCTACGCTCAGCAGTTCAAGTCTTGATAGAAAAGGGGACGGTTCCCTCGTTTGACTCGCCACCAGATCGGTTGAGCCAACAGGGCACCGTCCCCTTATTAATTGCGATTGCTGTTTAGTCGATTAATCTTCGTAGAGCCAGCCATGATTGGCGGGAGTCCAGCTGGCAAGTTCCGGCTCAGTGAACCAGAGGGCGATTTCGCGCTGGGCAGTTTCTACCGCGTCAGAGCCGTGGATCAGGTTGCGGCCAATGGTGATGCCAAAGTCGCCGCGAATGGTGCCGGGAGCTGAGGAAATCGGATTCGTGGCGCCGATCAAGGTGCGCCCGGAAGCGACGACATTCTCGCCTTCCCACACCATGGCCACCACGGGACTAGAGGTAATGAATTCCACCAGGCCACCGAAGAAAGGCTTGTCTTTGTGGACATCGTAGTGCTTTTCAGCCAATTCCCGAGACACGGCCATCAGCTTCATGCCGACCAGCGTAAAGCCCTTGCGCTCAAAGCGGGCAATCACTTCACCAATAAGCCCACGCTGCACCCCATCGGGCTTGATCATAATAAACGTGCGTTCCACAGATCCGAACTCCTAACATGCGGATAATCCTTTCCATGCTGAGCAAGAAAGGGACGTTTGTAAAGGTGCGGGGGTGACAAAGTCGGGGCAATGGGAGCAAGGGGGCGGGGGAGCGGGGGAGCGGGGGAGCAAGAGGGCAGGGGGAGCAAGGGGAGCAAGGGGAGCAAGGGGAGCAGGGGGAGCAAGGGGAGCAGGGGGAGCAGGGGGAGCGATTCGGCGTAGCATGGACGGTGTGGTTGGCGTGCGGATAAACGCAGAAGGGGGCAGTGATGAGTTTTGAGAGGGTGCTGGGTCAGCTGCGGGGGGGACTGATTGTGTCGTGTCAGGCTCCGGCGGACTCGCCTTTGCATGATCCGTATGTGATTGGGGCGATGGCGGCGGCAGCGGTGAAGCAGGGGGCGATCGCGGTGCGCATTGACAGTCCGGCTCACATTGCGGCGGTACGCGATCGCATCAGCGTCCCCATCATTGGCTTGTGGAAGCAGGTTATCCCCAGTTCGGAGGTGTACATTACGCCGCAATTTCACCATGCGCAGGCGGTGGCAGAGGCGGGGGCAGATGTGATTGCGATCGATGCGACGGAGCGATCGCGTCCCGGCGGGGAAACGTTAGCCGACTTGGTGCAGCAAATTCACGACCAACTTCAAAAGCCCGTGATGGCGGATATTGATACGCTGGCTTCGGCGCAGGCGGCGGTGGCGGCAGGTGTCGATCTTTTGGGCACGACGCTCTATGGCTATACCCGAGAAACTCAGCACTGCGAGCCACCCGGCTTTGAACTGTTGGGCAACTTGATCGACCAGTTTGCTGTCCCGTGTATTTGCGAGGGGGGCATTGCCTCGCCTGCCGCCGCCCAACAAGCGCTGAAATTGGGGGCATCGGCGGTGGTGGTGGGCACGGCGATTACGGGCATCGACATTTTGGTGCAGCGTTATCAAGCGGCGCTGTCAGATGTTTAGGCATCAGGATTTCATGAAATCTAAGTCTTGTCGGGCAA contains the following coding sequences:
- a CDS encoding lipid-A-disaccharide synthase-related protein — encoded protein: MLNWLLRSTELRVSMPQRVLFISNGHGEDNHSAHVIRTLRKLAPDIDIAAIPIVGEGNAYRRLGIPILGPTQVLPSGGFTYVNRWLLLKDIQAGLLSLSLRQIQAIRRHGPEFDLVHATGDSVGQTCAYLTGRPFISFISCLSALYEGHLQTDFVMRFVVRSPRCRAVITRDPYTAKDLQQQGFDKVHYGGIPSLDWLIPQGKDLQLTPAVPMVALLPGSRMPEAVRNFKLMMQFVVEATRLMGQTVQFRAALVPALMRELGAIATELGWQYDAGKLTYPLADGAIAEIRCYDDAFNDIVCNTTLVIGMAGLAVDQAVALGKPVIQIPGEGPQFNYAFAEAQDRLLGISAQTIGTGPATPATLVEAAHCLQKTVNDADYLAACVENGRDRLGTPGASQRIVQLILDNLQSNQVDLSPNSPTAERGTITP
- a CDS encoding ABC transporter ATP-binding protein, whose protein sequence is MTAKTPRPRSSYWQLLPFIHPHRMRFALGFVCILAYVLSTLVLPYLAGQVALYIGQGNVPQMAYWLGLGAVVFLVRSVFQYWENIIMIRASLDVALDLRQAVYAHLHRLGLDYYERNKTGDLSYRLTEDIDRIGEVTHKMSQQFVSCVLQLIAIPIYMLYLNWQLTLAGLIIAPLMAWLIGEFGNRLLKLSRKSQSQISSLSALLTEVFGSMRLVQAFAAQSFEKQRFNQEAVHNRNLRYRAEQLKALQYPVVGFLEAIGIMFLFFLGGWQIAQGNLTPQALVSFLAAIALLLHPIDLVTQHYNEFKQTEASVERVFELMDVPPTLVEDPNAQPLPAVTGKVEYSDVSFAYDPSKPVLQHLDLRVHPGEVIALVGSSGAGKTTLINLLMRFFDPVEGQVLIDGIDIRTVTLDSLRRQIGIVPQDITLFSGNIAQNIAYGEIEPNFERIEASAKLANAHNFITQFSQGYHTWVGERGVNLSGGQRQRIAISRALYFDPRILILDEATSALDSESEALVQEALDRAMKNRTVFVIAHRLSTVREADRIIFLEKGTIVESGTHDELLSYGQRYAQFYAQQFKS
- the ndk gene encoding nucleoside-diphosphate kinase; protein product: MERTFIMIKPDGVQRGLIGEVIARFERKGFTLVGMKLMAVSRELAEKHYDVHKDKPFFGGLVEFITSSPVVAMVWEGENVVASGRTLIGATNPISSAPGTIRGDFGITIGRNLIHGSDAVETAQREIALWFTEPELASWTPANHGWLYED
- a CDS encoding N-acetylmannosamine-6-phosphate 2-epimerase, with product MSFERVLGQLRGGLIVSCQAPADSPLHDPYVIGAMAAAAVKQGAIAVRIDSPAHIAAVRDRISVPIIGLWKQVIPSSEVYITPQFHHAQAVAEAGADVIAIDATERSRPGGETLADLVQQIHDQLQKPVMADIDTLASAQAAVAAGVDLLGTTLYGYTRETQHCEPPGFELLGNLIDQFAVPCICEGGIASPAAAQQALKLGASAVVVGTAITGIDILVQRYQAALSDV